One genomic window of Garra rufa chromosome 2, GarRuf1.0, whole genome shotgun sequence includes the following:
- the LOC141326005 gene encoding uncharacterized protein: MRVHTGEKPFICKFCGKSFTQKHCLTVHMRVHTGEKPFICNLCEKSFTCNRKLKTHMRSHSEENPFQCDQCGKSFTLKCNLYCHMRIHTGEKPYSCKLCGKSFSRNGVLKTHMKIHTGEKPFTCPQCGKSFKYKVSLKIHLSIHTGEKPYTCEQCGKSFTHKVNLKVHMTVHTGEKPYKCVQCEKSFTRQSSLINHVQTHSGKKLTFSSMQEEV; encoded by the coding sequence atgagagttcacactggagagaaacctttcatctgcaaattttgtgggaagagttttacacagaaacattGCCTTACTGTccatatgagagttcacactggagaaaagcctttcatctgcaatctgtgtgagaagagtttcacatgtaatagaaaacttaagactcacatgagaaGTCACTCTGAAGAGAATCCATTCCAgtgtgatcaatgtggaaagagttttactctgaAATGTAATCTATAttgccacatgagaattcacactggagagaaaccttactcctgcaaactgtgtgggaagagtttctcacgaaatggagttcttaagactcacatgaaaattcacactggagaaaagccttttacctgccctcagtgtggaaagagtttcaagtaTAAAGTAAGTCTTAAgattcacttgagcattcacactggagagaaaccttacacctgtgaacagtgtggaaagagttttacacataaagtaaaccttaaggttcacatgactgttcacactggagagaaaccgtacaagtgtgttcagtgtgagaagagtttcacacgtCAAAGCAGCCTGATAAATCATGtgcaaactcattctggaaagaaactgacgttttcttcaatgcaagaagaggtttag